In Primulina eburnea isolate SZY01 chromosome 14, ASM2296580v1, whole genome shotgun sequence, the following proteins share a genomic window:
- the LOC140811123 gene encoding uncharacterized protein, translated as MGSKSPTVAEELEELRKKVKVLEEQVGSKENVHVVKGCPFSDIIVREPLPMHFKSAKIKDYDGSSDPEEHLAQVFEGLAPQSIHCFEDFQKVFLHQFSSSKKYKKTVFSLFEVKQRQDETLRAYLKRFNRVALDVPTCAPETKTTTFMKGLWEGDFFRSLTKKLPGNFEDLLSRAEIYINMEEAQNQKREALKRARGDRAVKTGDRAPKKNGSGHFSHVPLRVARDREIQECRSDEAPLPNSVARTPRPEQKGYYTLHKDCAHNTNECRVLGRNSNRRPMSAPHPPRDKSRQPPWLSRRPISNVPPKTVSTPSGSRGGEASTREERIKPAERKDPSPSRGIIKMISGGSTDGDSNRARKARVANYDVLRVFVDNGSSVTVIFKEALVQMDLHEYQLEEVETALFGFAGHAIYPEGEIALPLTLGMGDLRKTVMTAFTVVDAPSSYNVILGRPAMNEMKAVASTYHQKIKFPVRGQVGEVKGDQPSSRRCYGEIVRIDQKKARREGKEKERQEETHGREMHFVAEEEQEVVEIEPGKNEFSGISPQVAEHKLNILPGSRPVKQKKRHFGPKKDKVIEEQVGELLKAGHVREVQFPTLLSNVVLVPKSTGKWRMCVDFRDLNKACPKDCYPLPRIDQLVDSTSGCELLSFLDAYQGYHQIPLALEDQDKASFITSGGTFCYVVMPFGLKNAGATYQRLMNLVFQKQIGRNIEVHVDDILIKTREVAHFSDDLAETFATLKQYIIKLNPAKCVFGVKSGKFLGFMVMDRGIEVNPEKIQAIMDMPSPQFVRDVQKLTGRIAALSRFISRSAHRSYPFFQILRKAQKFGWYENCEQAFQDLKKHLAELPVLAKPEPGEKLWVYLSATEVAVSSVLIKEEGTDQKPIYYVSHALRGAELRYSELEKIALALVMTARKLRPYFLSHPIVVLTNSPLGRIMTHADVSGRIVKWTVELGEYDIEYKPRATIKAQTLSDFLTEMIQPDEEEVWRVFVDGSSNLSGCGVGVVLISPLEEKIKLALRIGSRVTNNEAEYEAVFAGLRAAREVGASRVIIYSDSQLATQQIKGAYEVKNKKMLKYLKLITAQASSFTDWSIEQIPREENTEADMLAKLAASLTEISTREVLCFTLLVSSIEEETPPIQKNSWMTPIVEYIKDDKLPGDRAQAIKIRTQVPKFALLDNVLYRRSFQGPLLKCL; from the exons ATGGGTTCTAAGTCTCCCACTGTTGCGGAAGAATTGGAAGAGTTGAGGAAAAAGGTGAAAGTGTTAGAAGAGCAGGTTGGTTCTAAGGAAAATGTTCATGTGGTTAAAGGTTGCCCATTTTCTGACATCATTGTTCGGGAACCACTCCCCATGCATTTCAAGTCGGCAAAAATCAAGGATTACGATGGGAGTTCTGATCCTGAGGAGCACCTCGCTC AGGTGTTTGAAGGGTTGGCACCACAGAGCATCCATTGCTTTGAGGACTTCCAAAAGGTATTCTTGCATCAATTTAGTAGCAGTAAGAAGTACAAGAAGACTGTTTTCAGTTTATTCGAGGTGAAACAGAGGCAAGACGAAACCCTGAGAGCATATCTCAAAAGGTTCAACCGGGTCGCCCTGGATGTACCGACCTGTGCACCCGAGACAAAGACCACAACATTTATGAAAGGGCTATGGGAAGGGGATTTCTTCCGATCCTTGACTAAAAAATTGCCCGGGAATTTCGAGGATCTCTTATCTCGAGCGGAGATATACATTAATATGGAAGAAGCGCAAAACCAGAAGAGAGAGGCCTTGAAAAGAGCAAGAGGAGATCGGGCTGTCAAAACCGGAGATAGAGCCCCCAAGAAGAACGGCTCGGGGCACTTCTCCCATGTACCTTTGAGAGTTGCCCGGGACAGGGAGATTCAAGAATGCAGGTCAGATGAAGCCCCTCTTCCCAATTCTGTGGCAAGGACCCCCAGGCCAGAGCAGAAAGGGTATTATACCCTCCATAAAGATTGTGCCCACAATACCAATGAATGCCGGGTCCTGGGGAGGAATTCCAATAGGCGTCCTATGTCAGCGCCTCACCCTCCGCGAGATAAGTCTAGGCAGCCACCCTGGTTGTCTAGACGTCCAATATCGAATGTTCCCCCAAAGACGGTGAGCACCCCAAGTGGAAGTCGAGGGGGAGAAGCGAGTACCCGAGAGGAAAGAATCAAACCAGCAGAAAGGAAAGATCCCTCCCCAAGTCGAGGGATAATCAAGATGATTTCAGGAGGATCTACCGATGGTGACTCCAACCGGGCCAGGAAG GCCCGAGTGGCTAATTACGACGTATTGAGGGTTTTTGTAGACAATGGGAGCTCTGTCACTGTTATTTTCAAAGAGGCCCTAGTTCAAATGGATTTACATGAATACCAGTTGGAAGAAGTTGAAACTGCCCTATTCGGGTTTGCCGGCCACGCCATATATCCAGAGGGAGAAATTGCTCTACCCTTGACCCTGGGCATGGGAGACTTGAGGAAGACTGTGATGACTGCTTTTACAGTAGTGGATGCCCCGTCTTCGTACAATGTCATACTGGGAAGGCCGGCCATGAATGAAATGAAAGCCGTGGCctcaacttatcatcaaaaaatcaaattcccAGTGCGAGGACAGGTTGGAGAAGTTAAAGGAGATCAGCCCTCTTCTCGAAGATGTTATGGGGAAATAGTCCGGATAGACCAAAAGAAGGCAAGAAGGGAAGGGAAGGAGAAAGAGCGCCAGGAGGAGACCCATGGAAGAGAAATGCACTTTGTGGCTGAAGAAGAACAGGAAGTGGTGGAAATTGAGCCAGGAAAGAAC GAATTTTCTGGAATCTCGCCCCAAGTAGCCGAGCATAAATTAAACATCCTCCCGGGATCCCGGCCCGTTAAGCAGAAAAAGCGACATTTTGGCCCTAAAAAAGATAAAGTCATCGAAGAGCAAGTGGGAGAATTGCTAAAGGCCGGGCATGTTAGGGAAGTCCAATTCCCTACTTTGTTATCAAACGTAGTTCTCGTCCCAAAATCTACTGGGAAATGGAGAATGTGCGTTGATTTCAGGGACTTGAATAAAGCTTGCCCAAAAGATTGTTATCCACTCCCCCGGATCGATCAGCTGGTAGATTCCACTTCTGGATGTGAACTGTTAAGCTTTCTGGATGCATATCAAGGATATCATCAGATCCCTTTAGCTttggaagatcaagataaagctAGTTTCATTACCTCCGGGGGTACCTTTTGCTATGTCGTGATGCCTTTTGGATTAAAGAATGCAGGGGCTACGTATCAACGATTGATGAATCTTGTTTTTCAAAAACAGATAGGTCGGAATATCGAGGTACATGtggatgacattctaatcaaaaCCCGGGAAGTCGCTCATTTCAGTGATGATTTAGCTGAAACTTTCGCCACTCTGaaacagtacataataaaacttaACCCGGCCAAATGTGTGTTTGGGGTTAAAAGCGGAAAGTTCTTGGGGTTCATGGTCATGGACCGAGGAATTGAGGTTAACCCGGAGAAAATCCAAGCCATCATGGACATGCCCTCTCCTCAGTTTGTCCGGGACGTGCAAAAATTGACAGGAAGAATTGCGGCCCTATCACGCTTCATTTCCCGATCTGCCCACCGCAGTTACCCTTTCTTTCAAATCCTGAGAAAGGCGCAGAAATTCGGTTGGTATGAAAATTGCGAGCAGGCCTTTCAAGATTTGAAAAAACATCTGGCTGAACTGCCTGTTCTGGCAAAGCCTGAGCCCGGAGAAAAATTGTGGGTCTATCTCTCGGCTACTGAAGTTGCTGTTAGCTCCGTACTCATCAAAGAGGAAGGGACCGATCAGAAGCCTATATATTATGTTAGTCACGCCCTTCGAGGAGCAGAGTTGAGATACAGTGAATTGGAAAAGATAGCATTAGCTCTGGTAATGACCGCTCGAAAGCTAAGGCCGTATTTTCTCTCGCATCCCATTGTGGTCCTCACCAATTCTCCCCTCGGGAGAATCATGACTCACGCAGACGTCTCTGGGAGAATTGTCAAATGGACCGTAGAACTCGGGGAGTATGATATTGAATACAAACCCCGAGCTACAATAAAAGCGCAGACATTATCGGATTTCTTAACAGAGATGATTCAGCCCGACGAGGAAGAGGTATGGAGGGTGTTTGTTGATGGCTCCTCAAACTTATCAGGGTGTGGAGTGGGGGTTGTCTTGATCTCCCCGCTAGAAGAAAAAATCAAACTGGCTCTGAGGATTGGTTCTAGGGTCACAAATAACGAAGCAGAATACGAAGCTGTTTTTGCAGGGTTGCGTGCTGCCCGAGAAGTTGGGGCTTCCCGAGTCATTATCTATTCCGACTCTCAGCTGGCTACCCAACAGATTAAAGGAGCCTACGAGGTCAAGAACAAAAAAATGCTCAAGTATTTAAAGCTTATCACTGCTCAAGCTTCGTCCTTTACAGACTGGAGTATCGAACAAATTCCCCGAGAAGAAAATACAGAGGCCGACATGCTAGCCAAACTGGCTGCTTCCCTGACGGAAATAAGTACCCGGGAGGTTCTCTGTTTTACCCTGCTAGTATCATCCATTGAAGAAGAAACACCCCCGATCCAGAAAAACTCTTGGATGACTCCTATCGTGGAATACATAAAGGATGACAAGCTTCCAGGAGACCGAGCCCAGGCTATAAAGATTAGGACACAGGTGCCCAAGTTCGCCCTTTTGGATAATGTTTTATACAGACGATCCTTTCAGGGCCCATTACTCAAATGCCTGTAA